In the genome of Hyphomicrobiales bacterium, one region contains:
- a CDS encoding XRE family transcriptional regulator encodes MALSKQKLPETMVSPETGETLRRDVRPFIVSYKGKSITVELPGYYPENGDEGVHVGDDMAVTDMALRNLKEEIEGIPSPTTIKRVREKLRLSQREAGGLLRVGENAFDKYERGLVEPSGPTSQLLRLLDHHPELVEELRGTAA; translated from the coding sequence ATGGCGCTGTCGAAGCAGAAGCTGCCCGAGACGATGGTCTCTCCGGAGACCGGGGAGACGCTGCGCCGCGACGTGCGTCCCTTCATCGTCAGCTACAAGGGCAAGAGCATCACCGTGGAGCTGCCGGGCTACTATCCGGAGAATGGTGACGAGGGCGTGCATGTCGGCGACGACATGGCTGTCACCGACATGGCGTTGCGCAACCTGAAGGAAGAGATCGAGGGCATCCCCTCGCCGACCACCATCAAGCGGGTCCGCGAGAAACTGCGACTGTCGCAGCGCGAGGCAGGGGGCCTGTTGAGGGTCGGCGAGAACGCGTTCGACAAATATGAGCGTGGCCTGGTCGAGCCGAGCGGCCCGACCAGCCAGTTGCTTCGTCTCCTCGACCATCACCCCGAGCTGGTCGAAGAGCTGCGCGGGACGGCCGCCTAA
- a CDS encoding putative mRNA interferase toxin MqsR (Evidence 3 : Putative function from multiple computational evidences) codes for MVAYGAMEKRRPTYDLEAIKAAFGSVDQFAMTSSALRDATALGFDRAGVAETIVGIERRMFYKSMTAFADHRILQDVYHVPARGLMLYIKFQADIITEFTVMSFKEK; via the coding sequence ATGGTGGCATATGGAGCCATGGAGAAGCGCCGCCCGACCTATGATCTCGAAGCGATCAAGGCAGCCTTCGGATCGGTCGACCAGTTCGCGATGACGTCGTCCGCCCTACGCGATGCGACGGCGCTGGGCTTCGATCGGGCCGGCGTGGCCGAGACGATCGTCGGGATTGAACGGCGCATGTTCTACAAGTCGATGACGGCCTTCGCCGATCATCGCATCTTGCAGGACGTCTATCATGTGCCGGCGCGGGGCCTGATGCTCTACATCAAGTTCCAGGCGGACATCATCACCGAGTTCACGGTGATGTCGTTCAAGGAGAAATGA
- a CDS encoding Lactate dehydrogenase translates to MAQDDPFTIDLFGNTALSSGLGLGVTAFAGDFTVESNDDDDPEPPTPAPAVARQAVARPASAVARPRGSNFYLAGDRALAKGWKARARDNIRAIRLAAEIEAADRPATREEQAHLIRFTGFGASGLANGVFRRPGETAFRQSWEELGAELQDAVSEGDYASLARCTQYAHFTPEFIVRAIWAGLQRLGWRGGRVLEPGIGTGLFPALMPKSLRNVSHVTGVELDPVTARIARLLQPRARIIGGDFARTDLPASFDLAIGNPPFSDRSVRSDRTYRSLGLRLHDYFIARSIDLLKPGALAAFVTSSGTMDKGGSTAREHIARSADLIAAIRLPESSFRADAGTDVVVDVLFFRKRKVAEQEGDLSWLDLDEVQPASQDEGAIRVNRWFAQHPDFVLGTHGLTSGPFGESYTCLPRAGVDLSTALDAAIRLLPGALYDGEPSEIGFDLEDADDRDDADLPAGRYVREGSFFVDNARGLMQLIDGTPVAVQVRKGRSAEGIPEKQVRIIRKMIPIRDAVREVLKCQEQDRPWKDAQVRLRIAWSSFVRDFGPINHTTVSVTEDEDSGEVRETHRRPNIQPLLDDPDCWLVASIETYDLDTDTAKPGPIFSERVIAPPAAPVITSAADALAVVLNERGRVDLEHIAELLHQDVAGVIAELGDAIFQDPADGSWQTADAYLSGPVRDKLKAAEAAAALDPSFERNARALAEVQPADLGPSEITARLGAPWIPAADVVAFVKETMGAEIRIHHMPELASWTVEARQLGWAAAGTSEWGTDRRHAGELLADALNSRVPQIFDTVKDSDSERRVLSVVDTEAAKEKLQKIKTAFQAWVWSDPDRTDRLARVYNDRFNNIAPRKFDGSHLKLPGASGAFVLYGHQKRGIWRIIAAGSTYLAHAVGAGKTMTMAAGIMEQRRLGLIAKAMLVVPGHCLAQVAREFLALYPSARILVADETNFTKDKRARFLSRAATATWDAIIITHSAFRFIGVPSAFEQQMIQDELELFETLLTKVERDDRVSRKRLERLKEGLKERLEALATRKDDLLTIAEIGFDQIIVDEAQEFRKLSFATNMSTLKGVDPNGSQRAWDLYVKSRFIETKNPGRALVLASGTPITNTLGEMFSVQRLMDHAALLQRGLHEFDAWASTFGDTTTELELQPSGKYKPVSRFASFVNVPELIAMFRSFADVVMPEDLRLYVKVPAIATGRRQIVTAKPTGAFKRYQLQLDARIKAIEQRDRPPEPGDDILLSVITDGRHAAIDLRLVDADNDNEPDNKLNRMIDTVFRIWRETQAHRYLQPDGKPYELPGAAQMIFSDLGTISVEKIRGFSAYRWVRDELVRRGVPAAEIAFMQDYRKSEAKQRLFGDIRAGRVRVVIGSSETMGTGVNAQLRLKALHHLDVPWLPSQIEQREGRIVRQGNQHDVVEIYAYATEGSLDATMWQNNERKARFIAAALSGDTSIRRLEDLGEGQANQFAMAKAIASGDQRLMQKAGLEADIARLERLRAAHLDDQHAVRRQIRDAERDIDVSTRRIPEIGEDIERLVPTAGEAFTMTVTGKQFAERKEAGRALMKEILTLVQRQHEGEAVIASIGGFELAYSGERFGRDGYHFSTILLRTNSEQEINLPMTVTPLGAIARLEHALDEFEVELERYRQRLADARRRLVSYQSRGEGEFAFANELGEKRRQLMEIERALALDVERSGEGNAIAA, encoded by the coding sequence ATGGCGCAGGACGATCCTTTCACCATCGACCTCTTCGGCAATACGGCTCTTTCCTCCGGGCTCGGTCTCGGCGTCACGGCGTTCGCCGGCGACTTCACGGTCGAGTCCAATGACGACGACGATCCGGAGCCCCCGACACCCGCGCCCGCAGTAGCGAGGCAGGCGGTCGCACGTCCTGCCTCGGCCGTGGCGCGCCCGCGCGGCAGCAATTTCTATCTCGCCGGCGATCGCGCTCTGGCGAAGGGCTGGAAGGCCCGTGCCCGCGACAACATCCGGGCGATCCGGCTGGCCGCCGAGATCGAGGCTGCTGACCGCCCGGCCACGCGCGAGGAGCAGGCGCACCTGATCCGGTTCACAGGCTTCGGCGCGTCCGGTCTCGCCAATGGCGTTTTTCGCCGGCCCGGCGAGACTGCCTTCCGCCAGAGCTGGGAAGAGCTCGGCGCCGAACTGCAGGATGCCGTGAGCGAGGGCGACTACGCCTCGCTCGCCCGCTGCACGCAATACGCCCATTTCACCCCGGAGTTCATCGTCCGGGCGATCTGGGCCGGACTCCAGCGTCTCGGCTGGCGCGGCGGCCGCGTGCTCGAGCCCGGCATCGGCACGGGACTGTTTCCGGCGCTGATGCCGAAATCCCTGCGCAACGTGTCCCATGTCACCGGGGTCGAGCTTGATCCGGTCACGGCGCGGATCGCGCGCCTGCTCCAGCCGCGAGCCCGGATCATTGGCGGTGACTTCGCCCGCACTGACCTGCCGGCGAGTTTTGATCTCGCCATCGGCAATCCGCCCTTCTCCGATCGCAGCGTCCGTTCCGACCGCACCTATCGTTCGTTGGGATTGCGCCTGCACGACTACTTCATCGCGCGGTCCATCGACCTGCTGAAGCCGGGCGCACTCGCCGCCTTCGTGACGAGTTCCGGGACGATGGACAAGGGCGGCAGTACGGCGCGCGAACACATCGCGAGATCCGCCGACCTGATCGCCGCCATCCGCCTGCCCGAGAGCAGTTTCCGCGCCGACGCCGGCACGGACGTTGTCGTTGACGTGCTGTTCTTCCGCAAGCGCAAGGTCGCCGAACAGGAAGGCGACCTGTCCTGGCTCGACCTCGACGAGGTGCAGCCGGCATCGCAGGATGAAGGCGCGATCCGCGTCAATCGCTGGTTCGCCCAGCATCCCGATTTCGTGCTCGGCACGCATGGGCTGACCTCGGGACCTTTCGGCGAGAGCTATACCTGCCTGCCGCGCGCCGGCGTCGATCTCAGCACAGCTCTCGACGCGGCCATCCGTCTCCTTCCGGGAGCCCTTTATGACGGCGAACCCAGCGAGATCGGTTTCGATCTGGAGGATGCCGACGATCGCGATGATGCTGATCTGCCGGCCGGGCGGTATGTCCGCGAAGGCAGCTTCTTCGTCGACAATGCCCGCGGCCTCATGCAGCTCATCGATGGCACGCCCGTTGCCGTGCAGGTCCGCAAAGGCCGCAGCGCCGAAGGCATTCCGGAAAAGCAGGTCCGCATCATTCGCAAGATGATCCCGATCCGAGACGCGGTGCGTGAGGTGCTCAAATGCCAGGAGCAGGATCGACCCTGGAAGGACGCACAGGTGCGTCTGCGCATCGCCTGGTCGAGCTTCGTGCGCGATTTCGGCCCAATCAACCACACGACCGTGTCTGTCACGGAGGACGAGGATAGCGGCGAGGTGCGCGAGACGCATCGCCGGCCCAACATCCAGCCCCTCCTCGACGATCCCGATTGCTGGCTCGTCGCCTCGATCGAGACCTACGATCTCGATACCGACACGGCCAAGCCCGGGCCGATCTTCTCCGAGCGCGTGATCGCGCCGCCGGCAGCGCCGGTCATCACCTCGGCGGCCGATGCGCTCGCTGTCGTGCTCAATGAGCGCGGGCGCGTCGATCTCGAGCATATCGCCGAGCTGCTGCATCAGGATGTTGCTGGCGTCATCGCGGAACTCGGCGACGCGATCTTCCAGGATCCGGCCGATGGTTCATGGCAGACGGCGGATGCTTATCTCTCCGGTCCGGTGCGCGACAAGCTGAAGGCGGCCGAAGCCGCCGCGGCGCTCGATCCCAGCTTCGAGCGCAATGCACGCGCGCTTGCTGAGGTCCAGCCGGCCGATCTCGGCCCCTCAGAAATCACCGCCCGGCTCGGCGCACCCTGGATTCCGGCCGCGGACGTCGTCGCCTTCGTCAAGGAGACGATGGGCGCCGAAATCCGCATCCACCATATGCCCGAACTGGCGTCATGGACCGTGGAGGCGCGTCAGCTCGGCTGGGCGGCGGCGGGCACCTCGGAATGGGGCACGGATCGGCGGCATGCCGGCGAATTGCTCGCCGATGCGCTCAACAGCCGCGTGCCGCAGATCTTCGATACCGTGAAGGACAGCGACAGCGAGCGCCGCGTGCTCAGCGTCGTCGATACGGAGGCCGCGAAGGAGAAACTTCAGAAGATCAAGACCGCCTTCCAGGCCTGGGTCTGGTCCGATCCCGATCGCACCGATCGCCTGGCCAGGGTCTATAATGATCGCTTCAACAATATCGCGCCGCGCAAATTCGACGGCTCGCATCTGAAGCTCCCGGGCGCCTCAGGCGCCTTTGTGCTTTATGGGCACCAGAAACGCGGCATCTGGCGCATCATCGCGGCGGGCTCGACCTATCTCGCGCACGCCGTCGGCGCCGGCAAGACCATGACGATGGCCGCCGGCATCATGGAGCAACGCCGGCTCGGCCTGATCGCCAAGGCGATGCTCGTCGTTCCCGGTCACTGCCTGGCGCAGGTCGCACGCGAGTTCCTCGCGCTCTATCCATCCGCCCGGATTCTCGTGGCCGACGAAACCAATTTCACCAAGGACAAGCGCGCCCGGTTCCTGTCGCGTGCCGCGACCGCGACATGGGACGCGATCATCATCACGCATTCGGCCTTCCGCTTCATTGGCGTGCCGTCGGCTTTCGAGCAGCAGATGATCCAGGACGAGCTCGAACTGTTCGAGACCCTGCTGACCAAGGTCGAGAGGGACGACCGCGTCTCGCGCAAGCGCCTCGAGCGCTTGAAGGAAGGGCTGAAGGAGCGGTTGGAGGCGCTCGCGACGCGCAAGGACGATCTCCTCACCATCGCCGAGATCGGCTTCGATCAGATTATCGTCGACGAGGCGCAGGAGTTCAGAAAACTCTCCTTCGCCACCAACATGTCGACGCTGAAGGGCGTCGATCCGAACGGCTCGCAGCGCGCCTGGGATCTCTATGTGAAGTCGCGCTTCATCGAGACGAAGAACCCGGGCCGGGCGCTCGTCCTGGCCTCAGGGACTCCGATCACAAATACGCTCGGCGAGATGTTCTCGGTGCAGCGGCTGATGGACCATGCGGCGCTGCTGCAGCGTGGCCTGCACGAGTTCGATGCCTGGGCGAGCACGTTCGGCGACACCACGACCGAGCTCGAATTGCAGCCCTCCGGCAAATATAAGCCGGTTTCCCGCTTCGCCAGCTTCGTCAATGTGCCCGAGCTGATTGCGATGTTCCGCTCCTTCGCCGATGTCGTGATGCCTGAGGATCTGCGGCTGTATGTGAAGGTTCCGGCGATCGCGACCGGGCGGCGTCAGATCGTCACCGCCAAGCCGACGGGCGCGTTCAAGCGCTACCAGCTCCAGCTCGACGCCCGCATCAAGGCGATCGAGCAGCGTGACCGGCCGCCGGAGCCCGGCGACGACATTCTGCTCTCCGTCATCACCGATGGCCGCCATGCCGCGATCGATCTGCGCCTGGTCGATGCCGACAACGACAATGAGCCCGACAACAAGCTCAACCGGATGATCGACACCGTCTTCCGCATCTGGCGGGAGACGCAAGCGCACAGGTACCTCCAGCCGGACGGCAAGCCCTACGAGCTGCCGGGCGCCGCGCAGATGATCTTCTCGGATCTCGGCACGATCAGCGTCGAGAAGATCAGGGGATTTTCCGCCTATCGCTGGGTCCGGGATGAGCTCGTTCGCCGCGGCGTGCCGGCGGCCGAAATCGCCTTCATGCAGGACTACAGGAAATCCGAGGCGAAGCAGCGGCTGTTCGGCGATATCCGCGCCGGCCGCGTTCGCGTCGTGATCGGTTCGTCCGAGACGATGGGGACCGGCGTCAACGCGCAGCTTAGGCTCAAGGCGCTGCACCATCTCGACGTGCCCTGGCTGCCATCGCAGATCGAGCAGCGGGAAGGTCGCATCGTCCGCCAGGGTAATCAGCACGATGTGGTCGAGATCTATGCCTACGCCACCGAGGGCTCGCTCGATGCCACCATGTGGCAGAATAACGAGCGCAAGGCCCGCTTCATCGCCGCGGCGCTCTCGGGAGACACCTCGATCCGCCGGCTCGAGGATCTCGGCGAGGGCCAGGCCAACCAGTTCGCCATGGCCAAGGCGATCGCGTCGGGCGACCAGCGGCTGATGCAGAAGGCGGGTCTCGAAGCCGACATCGCCCGACTCGAACGCCTGCGAGCTGCCCATCTCGATGATCAGCATGCCGTGCGCCGGCAGATCCGTGACGCGGAGCGCGACATCGACGTCTCGACCCGCCGTATCCCCGAGATCGGCGAGGACATCGAGCGCCTTGTTCCGACCGCTGGCGAGGCCTTCACGATGACCGTCACAGGCAAACAGTTCGCCGAGCGTAAAGAGGCGGGCAGGGCGCTCATGAAGGAGATCCTGACGCTCGTGCAGCGCCAGCACGAGGGCGAGGCCGTCATCGCGTCAATCGGCGGCTTCGAGCTCGCCTATTCCGGCGAGCGTTTCGGCCGCGACGGCTATCACTTCAGCACGATATTGCTGCGGACGAATTCCGAACAGGAGATCAACCTGCCCATGACGGTGACGCCGCTCGGCGCCATCGCCCGCCTCGAACATGCGCTCGATGAGTTCGAGGTCGAACTGGAACGCTATCGCCAGCGCCTGGCGGATGCTAGGCGCCGGCTCGTCTCCTACCAGTCGCGTGGGGAGGGGGAGTTCGCCTTCGCCAATGAGCTCGGTGAGAAGCGCCGCCAGCTCATGGAGATCGAGCGAGCGCTTGCCCTTGATGTCGAGAGGAGCGGAGAGGGCAATGCGATTGCGGCTTAG